The following DNA comes from Hordeum vulgare subsp. vulgare chromosome 3H, MorexV3_pseudomolecules_assembly, whole genome shotgun sequence.
CAGAGATCCAAAGTTGACTTCATTTTGCTGGGTGATAGTAATACAAGATACTTCCAATTGATCGCCAATGGGTGGCATAGGAAGAGATGTATTTACAGTCTCCAACAAGATGAGGGATGGATCGAAGGCCAGGAGGAGCTCAAAAAGTATATCACCAAATACTACAAATCATTGTTCGGAGCGTCGCCTGAAGGGAACTTCACCCTTGACGGGACTCGAACAGATGATATCCCACAAGTCACATCCGAAGAAAACGATATCCTCACGGCACCTTTCTCAGAAGAGGATGTGAGAGCGACGGTGTTCCAAATGGAACACAACAAAGCTCCAGGCCCTCATGATTTCCCCGTGGAATTCTATCAGAATTTATGGGATATCATCAAGGCTGACCTTTTGGAATTGTTCAATTGTCTTCATACCGACCTACTTGATCTATTCAGACTTAATTTTGGTGACATTGTCTTATTGCCGAAGATTAAGGAGGCCGAACGGATCCAACAGTTTAGACCCATATGCCTCCTTAATGTAAGCTTCAAGATTTTCACAAAAGTAAACATGAGTGGAGTAGTATTCAAAATCAACTTTGAAAAAGCCTATGACAATTTCAAATGGTCTTTCCTCCAACAGACCCTACGAATGAAAGGCTTCTCAGATAAATGGCGCCAGTGGATCCAAAATTTTGTAACTGGAGGTAGTGTGGCCATCAAAGTCAATGATGAAGCAAGCCATTACTTTCAGACAAAAAAAGGGTTGCGGCAGGGTGACTCCATGTCCCCAATGTTATTTAACATTGTTGCTGACATGTTGGCTATTTTGATTGAGCGTGCAAAGCAGGACGGTCGGATTGCAGGAGTAGTGCCACACCTTGTGGATGGTGGCCTCTTTATTCTGCAATATGCCGGTGACACAATTCTTTGTATGGAACATGACCTGGACAAGGCTCGAAACCTTAAACTCTTGCTTTCAGCGTTTGAGCCAATGTCAGGTCTCAAAATTAACTTTCATAAAAGGGAAATTTTCTGTGTCGGAGAAGCCGTTGAGGCGATGGCAGATTATGCTGACCTGTTTGGTTgtgcacatggccaattcccgatTAAGTATCTGGGAATTCCAATTCATTACCGGTGTCTCACGATTGCGGAGTGGAAGTATGTAGAGGAGCGTCTAGAGAAACACTTAAGTAGTTGGGAAGGCAAGTTGCTTTCAGTTGGAGGACGGTTGGTTCTGAATAACTCTGTCCTCACAAATATGGTTCTCTATATGTTTCTTTCTTCCAACTCCCAAAGGGGGTTCTACAAAGACTGGACTATTTTAGATCCAGATTCTTTTGGCAAGGAGATGGTGAAAAGAAAAAATACAAATTGGCCAAATGGAGCATGGTTTGTAGGCCAAAAGACCAAGGTGGGCTTGGAATTCATGACCTAAAGGTAAGAATGAGGCCCTACTCAGTAAATGGTTATTCAAACTTCTTACTGAGGATGGTGTTTGGCAAACCATGTTGCGCAACAAATATCTAGGCCAAAAGGCAATGTCTCAGACATATTGGAAACCTGGAGACTCACACTTTTGGGTTGGCCTAATGGTGGCAAAGAAGCATCTTTCTCACTTTGGGTCTTTTACGATAAAGGATGGGTCGGAAATTCATTTCTGCGAAGACATATGGCTAGGCAATGCAAGTCTCCGAGAACAATATCCTGCCTTGTATGTCAATGCTCGCGATAAGAATAATACTATTGCGCAGGTGCTCAGTTCATCTCCGCCGAATCTTTCGTTCAGGCGGGATTTGATTGGCCCCCGTCTTGTGTCATGGCATAATCTTTTGTCCCGACTGGATTCGATTAACTTGACACAAGGCCGGGATCTATTCCACTGGAACCTTACTACATCAAGGTCTTTCACAGTGGACTTTATGTATCGTGCGCTCACGCATTCTGGGGTACCGGTGAGTAATAACAAAAATATTTGGAAGTCGAAGATCCCACTAAAAGTTAAAATCTTCATGTGGTACCTTCGTAGAGGAGTTGTGCTAACCAAAGATAACCTCGCACGACGCAACTGGCAAGGGAGTAAGTTTTTGTACTCATAACGAGACAAACAAGCACCTATTTTTCCACTGCAATTTTGCACGTTCTACGTGGTCAGTCATCCAAATAGCGTCAAATTTATACCCACCTACAAGTGTTGCCAATATTTTTTGGTCGTTGGTTGGATGGTATTCCGAATAGGTTCAAGACGATGAGAAGGGTGGGAGAGTATGCCTTAAGTTGGTCGCTTTGGCTATGTAGAAATGATATGGTTTCTAATGATAAAATGCATCTCTTCAGCGGGTTATTTTCCGATGTACGCAATTGCTTCGTATGTGGTCTACGCTACAACGACCGGAGTACCAATCGTTGTTCAAGTCGGGGTGTACGCGATTGGAGCAGGTGGCTACAGAGGGTTTTTCCCAACATGGGTGGAACATAACCTTCGCATAAACGGACCACCACCTTCGGTGGTCCTTCGACATAGGCATAGTGCCGGTCTATAGGACTCTATTGTTGCCGATATGTcggttttgttttatttatttatctgtTGTTGGCAGACTTTAAGGTTTGGCTGTGTGCATCCTAGATTTGCAGAGGCCGGGTGTTACTCATAATGTTTTGTATCCGCTTGATGCTACATTTTGAGATAATAAAAGCGCCCTTTATCAAAAAAACTTAATTGCAAAGTACAACTacaccaaggtagacaacttataGCACCAATAGTGAAATGCTTCTAGAAATGTGCCAAAATTTGTAATCATCTACAAATAGACAAACGAGAATATACTATTTCTGTGCTGGTAAttatgaaagaaggaaatataatTTTCAGACTGTACCTGGCTTCGAATTCCCTTATCTCAAAAAGCTCCTTTCCACATGTATCAGTCCATTGAACTTTTCTCCGTTCCATACCAGATTTCAAGGTTTGCACCTCTTCCAGTGACTCACGTGGTTCTTCACCTTCACTCGCCAATATAGAATGCTCCGACGAATCCCTTTTTGAGTTGCTCTTAAGACAACCTTTTCTCTCATCTCCAGTTATGGAACCATTAGCGGTAACCTTCTTCTCTGTTGAACGGGATGGCTCTTCCAAAGAGTCCAAAGAGTTGCTTGAACTCAGTTTCGCAGGATACACCCCTTCGAGCTCCGAAGCAGTGCTACCGAAGCAGACGAAGGGAGCACATTTACGGGGagcttgattttttgtggaagcCAGATGATACACATGCTCAGCTTCCCCGTCGACTAGTCCATACTGATTCCATGGCGATACCTTGACaggcttctcttcttctttccgtCCAAGCAGCAAAAGAGCAAGGCCATGACTGTATCCTGAAGCTGACGATGAGAAAAAACCTCCTCCTTCCACAGCCAGTAGCATTTCCACTTCTCATCCAGGAACCATTAACTATATTCTTCTGCTCTGCTTAATAAACTTCCTCTTCATTGGCTGGTCAACTGTGCTACAAGGGAAAAGAAAACCAGATTCAATGCTCATTATACTTGCACCCGAGATATATACTACCCTCTCACGAATGTAATTCAGTAGCAGAATATTAGCCGCACATCAACAGGGCATGGATATCTCAACTGCAGCAGGCATTCTTGTCTTGAACCAAGGCTCTTCATCAGTTACCACGCAATCAAGAAACAGAAAAGGTCTTCAATTATATCCAACCGTTCCAATTTTAGCTGAGCATATAACTGAAGAGTTCAGCCCAGTCACCtaaacatgatcacatgctagtgTACTCCCAACTGCATCGAAGCCTAAAAGGCTCTTGATTCACTCGTACCACACATATGCAGTAACCAATCCCATGCGAATATGCAATGAAGCGGAGCGCACACTCTAATATATACTTCTAAAGAAATTTTAGAAAATAGATAAAGAAACTGCAATACAGATTGACAAGAAGTTGCTAATGAGGTAATCCCAAGAAGATATGTTCCAAAGTAAGCAACAATTGTTACTGATTGAGTTATATATATAGAATatataaaagagagaaaaatccGCAGCACTGACCGAAGAGGTAGGCCTTCACACGGATCTAGCAACCAAGAAGCAACCAAATCCTTAATAATCGGCTTAAGTAAGGAACGCATTGGCTAACACCAATATTCAACACCCAAACTAGGACCGGCACGACCCGGATCTGGAAAAGAAGTCCGGGAAGTTTAAATCAGTGGGCGAACAAAATGCTACTGCTGAACGGATCGGACCTGGGAGAGAGCTACATTCCGATTGGGCGCAGCAGGGTTGGAGGCGGGGGGGCTATCGGATCTGAGCCTGATGCGAGGTGAGAGAAAAGGAAGGTGGTGTTTGTTTCCATGGGCTTTTTGATGTAGGGATTAAAAAAAAGTCCTAAAAAGTCCCATGTAAAACAAACAGgaaggacttttagggactaaagtgGGGTGTTTGGGACTATTTGAAGTACCTATGTGAGGGactttttggcactttttccaacaatgcccctacttttagcatgtaatttaataactactactacattactaaggataacatggtctttttacatgtcatttaatgacctctagttcctatttagtccctggaaacaaacggatagggactagggacttttaagttgggactaaaaaaagtctcagGACTTCTCAAACAAACAGGGCCGAAATCGATTGtggcagaaaaagaaaaggaaatcgATTGTAGCAGAAAAAGAGAAGGTACAAACAGACAGGACCTCAGCGGCAGTTGGTGCTGTTTTTATTTTTACATGAGTTTTTTTTACCTGAGTTGGTGCTGTTCTGTCCTACTCGGCAAAAATTGACAAATTTAACCCACGAGGCAAAGTATTTCATAAAATGAACTacatttgaaaaaaattcactcAACTGATTTTTTTATGTGATATTCGACAGTCACgcgtcacactacactgtgtgacgtttTAGTCTTAGAcgccacacagtgtagtgtgacgTCTATATCTTAGACGCCACACTAGGTCTCAGGCGTCACACAACCTAGTATCGGGCGTCACCCAGTGTAGTGTGGCGTCTAAGACAAAGACGTTACACAAAAGGTCAGTTgggtgattttttttaaaatgtaGTTCACTTTGTGAATTAGTTTGGCTTTTAGTCAAAATTTTCCACTTCGCCGGATCGTTTAGGTTGGGGCCCTCGTCGTAGTTGACCTTGTGGGTCCGGACTGTAAGTAGGCGTTCTATTTCTCCTTCTTTCTTTCGCGAAACAAAGTAGGCGTTATTTTGTTGCGTAGAGCCctacctggccaaacgggtcgGCACGGCACGGCACGTTTACTAATCGGGTCGTGCCGTGTGAGTCCATGGTTGCGCCTCTAGGCACAGCACATTTACTAATCGGGTCGTGTCGTGTGAGTCCATGGGTTGCGCCTCTAGGCACGGCACGATTATTAAACGAGCCGGCATGTTGGCCCGATTAGCACGCTCGACCGTATATTTTAGTCTCGTGGGTTTATTTTTTAACCTATTGGACCATatattatgtatatatatattaaaaaaatatataaaaaataaacggGTCGTGTCGTGTCGTGTCGGCCCACGTGCCCAGCCTCCAGGCCCAGGCACGGCCCGAGGCGTGCTGCGTGCCTCGCACGGGCCCGTTTAAGTCGTGTCGTGCCTGGCCCATGGCGGGCCGGCCTGTTTGACCAGCTATACGTGGAGCATCTACAGCCGCGTACCAAAAAAATGACATCCTCTTTACAGCATCTCCAATAGAGCCCATATGTAAAAATAACTAACTTTTGGATCTTTTAAAGCAAAAAAACAACACTCCAacaaatggttcatatgaaaaaaATACATCTCTGCCTCCTCGTGATGTAAATTTCAACACCTCGCGGTGCAAATTTACATCTCCAAAGGCAGGAGATGTAAAAACCGCGGCCGCGCGCCAACCACCAACCATTCTTCATTTGCTTCCCCCCACTTCTTCCTCCCGCCCACCGTCGCCTCGCCGCAGCTCACCGATGTCGCCTCGCCGTAGATCCAATCCCCCGCCTCCGATTCCACCCCGCCACGTCCGCCTCCGCTCCGCCATGACCACGTCCGCCCCCGCTCCGGACGCCTCCGCCCCGACCCCGCCCGCCTCCTCTTCGGTCGCCTCCGCCTCCGTCCGCCTTCCCTCAGTCCCGACCCCGTCCGCCCCGCTCCGGTCGCCTCCGCCCCGACCACGTCTTCCTCCTCTCCGGCGGCATCCGCCTTTGGTCTGGCCTCCGCGCGCCCCGCCTGCACCGCACGCCTCCGTTCGCCTCCGCTCCATGTCGCATGACGTCTCCCGCTCCCCGCAGCTCCGACGACGAGGAGTAGTCTCATCTAGTAGTTGAATTTATGTATGAAAATATGTTGAATTTGATGTTGAACTATGTTGAGATGAAGTAGTAATCGTTTTGGACCATTTGTTGGACTTGCTCGTTTTTTACATCTCCGTTTTGGACCATCTGTTGAAGTTGGGCCTTTTTTGAAGATGTAAATAGCACTTTTTGGTGCTCCAAATTTGGACCACCACCGGATTGAAGCATCAAAATATACAtcatctattggagatgctcttaacccTACTAATACTCGGAGGTGTGTCCCATTAAAAAAATACTCGAAGGTGTGGGCCGTTGAGTATCATTATTAGTTAGCAAACATAAGATAGACTAGGAATAATTCTGGTTTGTCTTGTATCCAGGTTGATCATGTACTCCTATAAATACGCCCATGAGGTTCAAGCAATACATGAACCATTCCACCAATCCTTCTATTCCCCTCTACATGGTATTTGCCGCCAGTTCCTAGACCTGATCGTCGCACGccgcttcccccccccccccccccgcgtgttTCCCTCGGCAGGTCAGCCTCCATGACCGCCCACGGGGGCCGCATCACCCGTACCTAGGGTCCGTCCGTCGGTCGTGTTGACCGGCTGCCCTAGAAAGTCTTTTTCTCGATCTCTTGATCCGAATTTTTCTTTCTTCCGCCGGACGCTTTGGTTGGCGTTTTATTTTTGGTTTTCTGATCTCAGATCAGGTTGCGTCGCCCGTCGCCGCCGTCGACACTTGCGTGCCTCTACTCCGACAATGGCGCGACCCAGGCCTATTCTTCGACCTGGCAGCCTCGCGCCCCCACGTGACGCATCGTGGTTGTCGCTCGCGCGACTGCCTGCCCGTCGCCTTGCGCCTGTCGTCGCTGCCAATGGCGCAACCCCGACCACTTTTGCAGCCCGGCGGCTTCGCACGACACGGCGCCCTATCCCGGTCGTCGTTCGCGCGTTTGCCCGCCCGTTGCTCCGCGTCGGTCGTGATCGCCCGCGTCCAATCAGGATCCTACATCACCTATCGTCTTCGCCAtcgttcgccggctgcctggggCTTGATGTCTACCTGGCTCGGGCGGCCTTGTCGTCTTGAGATTTTCTGGCTCGGGTCTCCGCCGCCCCTTGTCAGTTGCCACGAGGTTTTGCGCTCGGGCGTCGGCTGCCTTGGGCACGCTGTTCCCCATCGGTCGCAGCCCCCTTGATCTGCTCGAGCACCCCACTTCATCGTCCACGACGCCATCATCATCACTGAGCAGCGCCCTCGACCTCGCATGCGATCGATTGATCACCCGCCCGTCGCGACCGACTCCATCCGTATGGTGCGACTAACCTGATCAGCCGGCTGCATGCGCCTCCACAGGTCCTCTAAAGGTTGTCCCCGAGTACGGCATGCCCTTCCACCGATCGAGCAACGGGCTGCCGCTGCATCACCCCATCGGGCCGCAGCGTCGCCACCTAGTGGTTCTCCCCGCGAGCCACCCCTACACCGCCCGTGCGGGCTGTAGTGACGCGGCACGCGGTCTCTGCCGCCGCCCGAGGCCGTCCTTGTGGCTGTACCGACCTGCGCATCGCTGTTGCGTCACCTCTCCGGGCCGTACTATTGTGGCACGCAGTCCATgccgccctagaacagcaccaacagcataatcactagcatcacacatgatctcaaaaggcaagttctgtaggggaacgtcgcatgggaaacaaaaaatttcctacgcgcacgaagacctatcatggtgatgtccatctacgagaggggatgtgtgatctacgtacccttgtagaccgtacaacagaagcgttagtgaacgcggttgatgtagtggaacgtcctcacgtccctcgatccgccccgcgaaccgtcccgcgatcagtcccacgatctagtgccgaacggacggcacctccgcgttcagcacacgtacagctcgacgatgatctcggccttcttgatccagcaagagagacagagaggtagaagagttctccggcagcgtgacggcgctccggaggttggtgatgatcttgtctcagcagggctccgcccgagctccgcagaaacgcgatctagaggaaaaaccgtggaggtatgtggtcgggctgccgtggaaaagtcgtctcaaatcagccctaaaacctccgtatatataggtgggagagggggaaccttgccttggggctcaaggagccccaagggggtcggccgagccaagggggaaggtctcccccccccaaaccgagtcctacttggtttggtgggtggagtccttctttcctttcccacctcctccttttttttctctttgattttcttcctatggcgcatagggccttcttgggctgtcccaccagcccactaagggctggtgtgccacccccaaggcctatgggcttccccggggtgggttgcccccccggtgaactcccggagcccattcgtcattcccggtacattccggtaactccgaaaaccttccggtaatcaaatgaggtcatcctatatatcaatcttcgtttccggaccattccggaaaccctcgtgacgtccgtgatctcatccgtgactccgaacaacattccgtaaccaaccatataactcaaatacgcataaaacaacgtcgaaccttaagtgtgcagaccctgcgggttcgagaactatgtagacatgacccgagagactcctcggtcaatatccaatagcgggacctggatgcccatattggatcctacatattctacgaagatcttatcatttgaacctcagtgccaaggattcatataatctcgtatgtcattccctttgtccttcggtatgttacttgcccgagattcgatcgtcagtatccgcatacctatttcaatctcg
Coding sequences within:
- the LOC123443799 gene encoding uncharacterized protein LOC123443799, which translates into the protein MLLAVEGGGFFSSSASGYSHGLALLLLGRKEEEKPVKVSPWNQYGLVDGEAEHVYHLASTKNQAPRKCAPFVCFGSTASELEGVYPAKLSSSNSLDSLEEPSRSTEKKVTANGSITGDERKGCLKSNSKRDSSEHSILASEGEEPRESLEEVQTLKSGMERRKVQWTDTCGKELFEIREFEASDGSLSDDELENEGFRKCECVIQ